The following coding sequences are from one Streptomyces sp. NBC_00536 window:
- a CDS encoding DMT family transporter, with protein sequence MSTSAPARPALATTAPATTAPAPSAPGTARPALDWRIRFAVLSVVWGFSFLFVKVGTEAYAPLHVSLGRVFFGALTLVTVLLVRREPLPRGLRTWAHLSVAALLLNSVPFSLFAYAELTIPSSLAGICNATSPLWGMALSLVALSEDRPTRRRFAGLGLGFLGVLTVLGTWQGFAGVDAKGTALALLAALCYPIGWIYVRRTLAGTPGSPVALTAAQLILSTLQLAAVSAAFTSAPTSFPLWPTLSVLALGALGTGMALQMQYRLVAEIGPTTAQMVTYFIPVIATTAGVLVLGEQLHWNTPVGAAIVLAGAALSQTRPGARKPA encoded by the coding sequence ATGAGCACATCAGCACCCGCCCGCCCGGCCCTCGCCACCACCGCACCCGCCACCACCGCACCCGCCCCTTCCGCCCCCGGCACCGCCCGCCCCGCCCTCGACTGGCGGATCCGCTTCGCGGTGCTCTCCGTGGTCTGGGGGTTCAGCTTCCTGTTCGTCAAGGTGGGCACCGAGGCGTACGCCCCCTTACACGTCTCCCTGGGCCGGGTCTTCTTCGGCGCGCTCACCCTCGTCACCGTGCTGCTCGTGCGGCGCGAGCCGCTCCCCCGCGGCCTGCGGACCTGGGCCCACCTGTCGGTGGCGGCGCTGCTGCTCAACAGCGTCCCCTTCTCCCTCTTCGCCTACGCCGAGCTGACCATCCCGTCCAGCCTCGCGGGCATCTGCAACGCGACCTCCCCCCTGTGGGGCATGGCGCTCTCCCTGGTCGCCCTGTCCGAGGACCGGCCGACCCGCCGCCGCTTCGCGGGCCTCGGCCTCGGTTTCCTCGGGGTGCTGACCGTCCTCGGCACCTGGCAGGGCTTCGCGGGAGTCGACGCGAAGGGCACCGCGCTCGCCCTGCTGGCCGCGCTCTGCTACCCGATCGGCTGGATCTACGTACGCCGCACCCTGGCCGGCACCCCGGGCTCCCCGGTCGCCCTGACCGCCGCCCAGCTGATCCTCTCCACCCTCCAACTGGCGGCGGTGAGCGCCGCGTTCACCAGCGCGCCGACCTCCTTCCCGCTGTGGCCGACGCTCTCGGTCCTCGCACTGGGGGCGCTCGGGACGGGGATGGCCCTGCAGATGCAGTACCGCCTGGTCGCCGAGATCGGCCCGACCACGGCCCAGATGGTCACGTACTTCATCCCCGTCATCGCCACCACGGCGGGCGTCCTGGTGCTCGGCGAGCAACTGCACTGGAACACCCCGGTGGGCGCGGCGATCGTCCTCGCGGGCGCCGCCCTGAGCCAGACCCGGCCGGGCGCACGGAAGCCGGCCTGA
- a CDS encoding aminotransferase class I/II-fold pyridoxal phosphate-dependent enzyme, translating into MLGEYMIVGSRASEIAASVEAGVGSGELAPGALLPPMRELAGALGVNPNTVAAAYRTLRERGVIETDGRRGSRVRARPASTPRDGLRVAVPPGGRDVASGNPDPAVLPELTGALAAAALRYAQAPTRYGDDPVVPELARLARAGLDADGVPAGPVGLTSGALDAIERVLSAHLRPGDAVAVEDPGWGSVLDLVPALGLRIAPVAVDDEGPLPGAVERALAEGARALVVTARAQNPTGAAVSSGRAAALRALLARHPHVLVIDDDHGHGIVDLPLESLGGVTRHWALVRSTAKAYGPDLRLAVLTGDAVTVDRVLGRQRLGPGWVSRLLQYAVIDLWTSGAVDPAATARAYGERRDALVAALRERGVRAYGRSGMNVWVPVTDETGAVTRLLAAGWAVAPGARFRVDSGPGVRITVSPVSPAEIPALADAVAAAVRPAPGARYD; encoded by the coding sequence GTGCTAGGAGAATACATGATCGTCGGAAGTCGCGCATCGGAGATCGCCGCCAGCGTCGAAGCGGGCGTGGGCTCGGGGGAGCTGGCGCCCGGCGCCCTGCTGCCGCCGATGCGGGAACTGGCGGGCGCGCTCGGGGTCAACCCGAACACCGTGGCCGCCGCCTACCGCACCCTGCGCGAGCGCGGGGTCATCGAGACCGACGGGCGGCGCGGCAGCCGGGTGCGGGCCCGCCCCGCCAGCACCCCGCGGGACGGCCTGCGGGTGGCGGTGCCGCCCGGCGGCCGGGACGTGGCCAGCGGCAACCCCGATCCCGCCGTGCTGCCCGAGCTGACGGGCGCGCTGGCGGCGGCCGCCCTGCGGTACGCGCAGGCGCCCACCCGGTACGGGGACGACCCCGTCGTGCCCGAACTGGCCCGGCTCGCCCGGGCCGGGCTCGACGCCGACGGGGTGCCGGCCGGGCCCGTCGGACTGACCTCGGGCGCGCTGGACGCGATCGAACGGGTGCTGTCGGCCCACCTGCGCCCCGGCGACGCGGTGGCGGTCGAGGACCCGGGCTGGGGCAGCGTGCTGGACCTCGTCCCCGCGCTCGGGCTGCGGATCGCACCGGTCGCGGTCGATGACGAAGGGCCGCTGCCGGGGGCCGTCGAACGGGCCCTCGCGGAGGGGGCCCGGGCGCTGGTGGTGACGGCGCGGGCGCAGAACCCCACCGGTGCGGCGGTCAGTTCAGGGCGGGCGGCCGCGCTCCGGGCGCTGCTGGCCCGCCACCCGCACGTCCTCGTCATCGACGACGACCACGGCCACGGCATCGTCGACCTGCCGCTCGAATCCCTGGGCGGGGTCACCCGGCACTGGGCGCTGGTGCGCTCCACCGCCAAGGCGTACGGGCCGGACCTGCGGCTCGCGGTGCTGACGGGGGACGCGGTGACCGTGGACCGGGTGCTGGGCCGCCAGCGGCTGGGCCCGGGCTGGGTGAGCCGGCTGCTCCAGTACGCCGTCATCGACCTGTGGACCTCGGGGGCCGTGGACCCGGCCGCGACCGCCCGGGCCTACGGGGAGCGGCGGGACGCGCTGGTGGCGGCGCTGCGCGAGCGGGGCGTACGGGCGTACGGCCGCAGCGGGATGAACGTGTGGGTGCCGGTGACGGACGAGACCGGGGCGGTGACCCGGCTCCTCGCGGCGGGCTGGGCGGTGGCCCCGGGGGCGCGCTTCCGGGTGGACAGCGGACCCGGCGTGCGGATCACCGTGTCGCCGGTGTCCCCGGCGGAGATCCCGGCGCTGGCGGACGCGGTGGCGGCGGCGGTCCGCCCGGCGCCGGGGGCCCGCTACGACTGA
- a CDS encoding pyridoxamine 5'-phosphate oxidase family protein, whose protein sequence is MTAAPAASQTPATDAYEPTDLTVPSRSRDRARYDRETVHAILDEGYLCHLGFIRDGAPVVLPTLYGRIGEALYIHGSTGSRPLLAAGKADPGLPVCVTVTHLDGLVLAKSAFHHSMNYRSVVVHGTAYEVTDEAERRAALDALVDQVVAGRAADSRPADAKELAATAVIRLDLEQVSAKLRTGGPNDEARDLDLPFWSGVVPVARTYGAPVPAADLAPGIDVPDYITAL, encoded by the coding sequence ATGACCGCCGCGCCCGCCGCTTCCCAGACCCCCGCGACCGACGCATACGAGCCCACCGACCTCACCGTCCCGTCCCGCTCGCGCGACCGCGCGCGCTACGACCGCGAGACGGTGCACGCGATACTCGACGAGGGCTACCTCTGCCACCTCGGGTTCATCCGCGACGGCGCTCCGGTGGTCCTGCCGACCCTCTACGGCCGGATCGGCGAGGCCCTCTACATCCACGGTTCCACCGGTTCGCGCCCGCTGCTCGCCGCGGGCAAGGCCGACCCGGGCCTGCCCGTGTGCGTCACGGTCACCCACCTCGACGGGCTGGTGCTCGCCAAGTCGGCCTTCCACCACTCGATGAACTACCGCTCGGTCGTGGTGCACGGCACGGCGTACGAGGTCACCGACGAGGCCGAGCGCCGCGCGGCCCTCGACGCCCTCGTCGACCAGGTGGTGGCGGGCCGCGCGGCGGACTCCCGCCCGGCCGACGCCAAGGAGCTGGCGGCCACCGCCGTCATCCGCCTCGACCTCGAACAGGTCTCGGCGAAGCTGCGCACCGGCGGCCCGAACGACGAGGCCCGCGACCTGGACCTGCCGTTCTGGTCCGGCGTGGTCCCGGTCGCGCGGACCTACGGCGCCCCCGTCCCGGCGGCCGACCTGGCCCCCGGGATCGACGTACCGGACTACATCACCGCGCTCTGA
- a CDS encoding DMT family transporter, producing MPKHLLYLVVAGAAWGTAGAAASLLFLASDLGPLALSFWRCAGALVLLLGALAVRRPRRRTARSAPSAPRPRAGSLIGTGLLFTLFQAAYFEAVRETGLAVGTVVTLGAGPVLIALGARYWMGERLGRGGVAAVCGALAGLAALTLGGGGAEVRPAGVGWALASAAGYAAMTLRTRALGRRGAGGDPLVTTAWSLLVGAVCLLPLAALEGLVPHTAQPVRVLWLLVYVATVPTALAYVLYFTGAAAVRAATVSVIMLIEPVSAAVIAVLVLGERLTGPVVLGTVLLLTAVLALIVAEGRRPAGVDGASGAGAPGGGGEGPGGGPVPAQSAVM from the coding sequence GTGCCGAAGCATCTGCTGTATCTCGTCGTCGCCGGAGCCGCCTGGGGCACCGCCGGGGCGGCCGCCTCACTCCTCTTCCTGGCCAGTGACCTCGGTCCGCTGGCCCTGTCCTTCTGGCGCTGCGCGGGCGCCCTGGTGCTGCTGCTCGGGGCCCTGGCCGTACGCCGCCCCCGGCGCCGCACCGCGCGGTCCGCGCCGTCCGCGCCGCGGCCCCGGGCGGGCTCGCTGATCGGCACCGGTCTGCTCTTCACCCTGTTCCAGGCCGCCTACTTCGAGGCCGTGCGCGAGACCGGGCTCGCGGTCGGGACGGTGGTCACGCTGGGCGCCGGGCCGGTGCTGATCGCGCTCGGGGCGCGGTACTGGATGGGCGAGCGGCTCGGCCGGGGCGGGGTGGCCGCCGTCTGCGGTGCGCTGGCCGGGCTGGCCGCCCTGACGCTGGGCGGCGGGGGCGCCGAGGTGCGGCCCGCCGGGGTGGGCTGGGCGCTGGCGTCGGCGGCCGGGTACGCGGCGATGACCCTGCGGACGCGTGCGCTGGGGCGGCGCGGGGCGGGCGGGGATCCGCTCGTCACCACCGCGTGGTCCCTGCTGGTGGGAGCCGTGTGCCTGCTGCCGCTCGCGGCACTGGAGGGGCTGGTTCCGCACACCGCGCAGCCGGTCCGGGTGCTCTGGCTGCTGGTGTACGTCGCGACGGTGCCCACGGCGCTCGCGTACGTCCTCTACTTCACCGGTGCGGCCGCGGTACGGGCCGCCACCGTGTCCGTGATCATGCTGATCGAACCGGTGAGCGCGGCCGTGATCGCCGTGCTGGTGCTGGGGGAGCGGCTGACCGGGCCGGTGGTGCTCGGCACCGTGCTCCTGCTGACGGCGGTCCTCGCGCTGATCGTCGCGGAGGGCCGCCGTCCGGCGGGGGTGGACGGCGCCTCCGGGGCCGGGGCCCCGGGAGGCGGTGGCGAGGGGCCCGGTGGGGGGCCCGTACCGGCTCAGAGCGCGGTGATGTAG
- a CDS encoding EamA family transporter has translation MQASGRNAGLGLALVSACAFGGSGVAAKPLIEAGLDPLHVVWLRVAGAALVLSPLAWRHRGLLLRKPALLAGFGLVAVAGVQAFYFASLSRIPVGVALLLEYLGPALLLGWIRFVQRKPVTRAAAAGAAVAVVGLACVVEIWAGLRLDPLGVLLGVAAACCQAFYFVLADQGADREDAPDPFGVIAYGMIIGALLMTVIARPWQMEWAVLGREAAVGDLHVPALVLVGWVVLIATVAAYLTGVVSVRMLSPQVAGVVACLEAVVATVLAWVLLGEHLSTPQIIGGALVLGGAFIAQTSRPAAPGPQTPDSQAPGSQAPDQEVPDPAVAGRQMTGIPGTPDPGALDRTAATAWAGDGVGPRC, from the coding sequence ATGCAAGCGTCAGGGAGAAATGCCGGACTGGGCCTCGCCCTCGTCTCGGCGTGCGCGTTCGGTGGTTCGGGGGTCGCGGCGAAGCCGCTGATCGAGGCGGGTCTCGACCCGCTGCACGTGGTCTGGCTGAGGGTGGCCGGGGCGGCGCTCGTGCTGTCCCCGCTGGCCTGGCGCCACCGCGGACTGCTGCTCCGCAAACCCGCGCTGCTCGCCGGCTTCGGTCTGGTCGCCGTCGCCGGGGTGCAGGCCTTCTACTTCGCCTCCCTGTCCCGGATCCCGGTCGGGGTCGCCCTGCTGCTGGAGTACCTCGGCCCCGCGCTGCTGCTCGGCTGGATCCGCTTCGTCCAGCGCAAGCCCGTGACCCGGGCGGCCGCCGCCGGGGCCGCGGTGGCCGTGGTCGGCCTGGCCTGCGTGGTCGAGATCTGGGCCGGGCTGCGGCTGGACCCGCTCGGGGTGCTGCTCGGCGTGGCCGCCGCGTGCTGCCAGGCCTTCTACTTCGTGCTGGCCGACCAGGGGGCGGACCGCGAGGACGCGCCCGACCCGTTCGGGGTGATCGCGTACGGGATGATCATCGGCGCCCTGCTGATGACCGTGATCGCCCGGCCCTGGCAGATGGAGTGGGCGGTCCTGGGCCGGGAGGCCGCCGTGGGGGATCTGCACGTGCCCGCGCTGGTGCTCGTCGGCTGGGTGGTGCTGATCGCCACCGTCGCCGCCTATCTGACCGGCGTGGTGTCGGTGCGGATGCTGTCGCCGCAGGTGGCGGGCGTGGTGGCCTGCCTGGAGGCGGTCGTCGCCACCGTGCTGGCCTGGGTGCTCCTCGGGGAACACCTCTCGACCCCGCAGATCATCGGCGGTGCGCTGGTGCTGGGCGGTGCCTTCATCGCGCAGACCTCGCGGCCCGCGGCGCCGGGTCCGCAGACGCCGGACTCGCAGGCCCCGGGTTCGCAGGCTCCCGACCAGGAGGTCCCGGACCCGGCGGTGGCCGGCCGACAGATGACCGGGATCCCCGGCACCCCGGACCCCGGTGCTCTGGACCGGACCGCCGCGACGGCTTGGGCCGGCGACGGCGTGGGACCGCGGTGCTAG
- a CDS encoding type II toxin-antitoxin system Rv0910 family toxin, with protein sequence MAEVTAESRIEASASALWSQLTDWDAYGEWSMTHTGFPKGGPETLAVGSTFAENMKMMGFPAEVVWTIEELETERVFAIRGKGPMGVIVGTRYTLIPDGGATTVRIDGDFQGAAVSLMAGKLKDSASAALNESLRKLAALVA encoded by the coding sequence ATGGCCGAAGTCACCGCGGAATCACGCATCGAGGCCTCCGCCTCCGCGCTCTGGTCGCAACTCACCGACTGGGACGCGTACGGCGAGTGGAGCATGACCCACACCGGCTTCCCCAAGGGCGGCCCGGAGACCCTGGCCGTCGGATCCACCTTCGCCGAGAACATGAAGATGATGGGCTTCCCGGCCGAGGTCGTGTGGACCATCGAGGAACTGGAGACCGAGCGGGTCTTCGCCATCCGCGGCAAGGGCCCGATGGGCGTGATCGTCGGCACCCGCTACACCCTGATCCCCGACGGCGGGGCGACGACCGTGCGCATCGACGGAGACTTCCAGGGCGCGGCCGTCTCCCTCATGGCGGGCAAACTGAAGGACTCGGCGAGCGCCGCCCTGAACGAGTCCCTGCGCAAACTGGCCGCCCTGGTCGCCTGA
- a CDS encoding PadR family transcriptional regulator, which produces MRSHGHEHGHGHEHGRGHGHCGPDRQGDFEGRRAAFGPFGPPFGGPFGGRGGRGGPHRRARRGDVRASILALLVDRPMHGYEMIQEIGERSGGAWKPSPGSVYPTLQMLEDEGLITSVSEGGKKLFTLTDAGRTEAEAGSSAPWDEAGRGFDREAMNEIRTAGFGLMEAFGQVWKTGSSEQREKAVAVINEARKKLYLILADEH; this is translated from the coding sequence ATGCGTTCACATGGACATGAGCACGGGCACGGACACGAGCACGGTCGTGGGCACGGACACTGCGGGCCGGACCGTCAGGGTGACTTCGAAGGCCGGCGCGCCGCCTTCGGTCCGTTCGGGCCGCCGTTCGGCGGGCCCTTCGGCGGACGGGGCGGGCGCGGCGGGCCGCACCGGCGGGCTCGGCGGGGTGATGTCAGGGCGTCGATCCTGGCGCTGCTCGTGGACCGGCCGATGCACGGCTACGAGATGATCCAGGAGATCGGCGAGCGCAGCGGCGGGGCCTGGAAGCCCAGCCCCGGCTCGGTCTACCCGACCCTGCAGATGCTTGAGGACGAGGGGCTCATCACCAGCGTGAGCGAGGGCGGCAAGAAGCTGTTCACGCTCACCGACGCCGGGCGCACCGAGGCCGAGGCGGGCTCTTCGGCCCCCTGGGACGAGGCCGGGCGCGGGTTCGACCGCGAGGCGATGAACGAGATCCGTACGGCCGGGTTCGGCCTGATGGAAGCCTTCGGCCAGGTCTGGAAGACCGGCTCGTCCGAGCAGCGGGAGAAGGCCGTCGCGGTCATCAACGAGGCCCGTAAGAAGCTCTACCTGATCCTCGCCGACGAGCACTGA